In the genome of Quercus robur chromosome 3, dhQueRobu3.1, whole genome shotgun sequence, one region contains:
- the LOC126717254 gene encoding putative pentatricopeptide repeat-containing protein At1g26500 codes for MIVKRIAPTKPIINLIYHHHHHHLHLLSTNRTHTPQPSKPITTILPPNPDHLLRVCTILYQQQDSPDPRLHSKLHACQSQFDQDNHLTLEFFLQVCNKFPYSWRPVYRFFQYTEANSHSHFTHTSVSFNKLLDVIGKSRNIELFWELLHEMGRRRLVNEKTFRIALNTLAAARELKRCVEFFHSMNACGYEYSLETLNKVVETLCGNGLVEEAKFVVSKLKEWIKPSGVTYKCLIQGFCDVGDLVEASKVWNLMVDEGFQPDIDAVEKMMESLFKINRYDEALKLFQMMRTKRIDDLGLSTYRLVIEWMCKRGKIAQAYMLFEEMRERGAQADNLTLGSLIYGLLARGRVREAYRIVEGIEKPDINVYHGLIKGLLKLRRASEATQVFREMIKRGCEPTMHTYIMLLQGHLGKRGRKGTDPLVNFETIFVGGLVKAGKSLEATKYVERSLRKGLEVPRFDYNKFLKYYSNEEGVVMFEDVAKKLREVGSVDLADIFERYGQRMATRDRRRNRAVEL; via the coding sequence ATGATAGTGAAACGAATAGCACCCACTAAACCCATCATAAACCTCATCtatcatcaccaccaccaccaccttcaTCTATTAAGCACCAACCGTACTCACACACCACAACCTTCCAAGCCCATTACCACCATTTTGCCACCTAACCCGGATCACCTACTCCGAGTCTGCACCATCCTCTACCAGCAACAAGACTCACCAGACCCAAGACTTCACTCCAAGCTCCACGCTTGCCAGTCACAATTCGACCAAGACAACCACCTCACCCTTGAGTTCTTCCTCCAAGTCTGCAACAAGTTCCCTTACTCATGGCGACCTGTCTACCGCTTCTTTCAATACACAGAAGCCAATTCACATTCACATTTCACTCACACCTCTGTCTCCTTCAACAAGTTGCTTGACGTGATTGGCAAATCACGCAACATTGAGCTTTTCTGGGAGCTTCTCCATGAGATGGGACGACGTCGTCTTGTCAATGAGAAGACTTTTAGGATTGCTCTCAACACCTTGGCAGCAGCGAGGGAGTTGAAAAGGTGTGTGGAATTTTTTCACTCTATGAATGCATGTGGGTATGAGTATAGCTTGGAGACTTTGAATAAGGTGGTTGAGACTTTGTGTGGGAACGGACTTGTTGAGGAGGCCAAGTTTGTTGTGTCCAAGTTGAAAGAATGGATAAAGCCAAGTGGGGTTACTTATAAGTGTTTGATACAGGGTTTTTGTGATGTGGGTGATTTGGTTGAGGCTTCAAAGGTTTGGAATTTGATGGTGGATGAGGGGTTCCAGCCTGATATTGATGCGGTTGAGAAAATGATGGAATCCCTCTTCAAGATTAATAGGTATGATGAGGCATTGAAGTTATTTCAGATGATGAGGACAAAGAGAATTGATGATTTGGGTCTTTCAACTTATAGGCTTGTGATTGAGTGGATGTGCAAAAGGGGTAAGATTGCACAAGCGTACATGTTGTTTGAAGAAATGCGTGAGAGAGGGGCTCAGGCTGATAATCTAACATTGGGATCGCTTATATATGGGCTTTTGGCGAGAGGGAGAGTTAGAGAGGCTTATAGGATTGTGGAAGGGATTGAGAAACCGGATATCAATGTGTACCATGGGTTGATAAAAGGACTTTTGAAGTTAAGAAGGGCAAGTGAAGCAACACAAGTGTTTAGAGAGATGATAAAGAGAGGGTGTGAGCCGACAATGCATACCTACATAATGTTATTGCAAGGGCATTTAGGGAAGAGAGGGAGGAAGGGAACTGACCCACTTGtgaattttgaaactatttttgttgGTGGTTTGGTTAAGGCGGGAAAGTCTTTAGAAGCCACAAAGTATGTGGAGAGGAGTTTAAGGAAAGGGCTTGAGGTTCCCAGATTTGATTACAATAAGTTTTTGAAGTATTATTCAAATGAGGAGGGTGTTGTTATGTTTGAGGATGTGGcaaagaaattgagagaggtaGGGTCAGTTGATTTGGCAGATATATTTGAGAGGTATGGGCAGAGAATGGCTACGAGagacagaagaagaaacagAGCAGTGGAACTTTGA